A single genomic interval of Aureliella helgolandensis harbors:
- a CDS encoding amidohydrolase family protein: MSDYHLSRLMLVALAATVALLKQSPEVLAVDPQPTGLREMNSVASPTDSHPIAIVNARLIDGNGGAPLDDACVIVEGDTIVFVGPQSEATIPSTAERIDAAGKCLLPGLLDSHFHSRSSAKTLVEYELNNGVTAFRDPGHPFKFYHWLENSDTVIPRVFLTGGHLDAEPPAWPDQAVVIGTPQQATDAVNQHVDQGASAIKIYMRLPLSSIESACIAASGRKVPVTAHLELIDADDAIRAGVGGIEHITSFGTSLADPAHAREFKQAIIKDSEARRAWRPRLWQRINLDNNPRLEPLLNLLVQRQTFISPTLAVFEARANEKNATPEKVAAFDNMLQFFALCHQRGARIVVGSHTAAPFAAQGKAYLREVELMAQAGMQPLDIITAATKNNAIFLGAQDRLGTIEIGKQADLVLIDGDPTKTISEIDKVDRVMLGGIWVAGR, from the coding sequence ATGTCAGACTACCACCTTTCTCGCTTAATGCTGGTCGCTTTGGCTGCCACTGTCGCACTGCTGAAGCAATCGCCCGAAGTATTAGCGGTGGATCCCCAACCGACTGGGTTGCGGGAGATGAACTCAGTAGCGAGCCCCACAGATTCGCATCCCATTGCCATCGTCAATGCGCGCTTAATAGATGGCAACGGAGGCGCACCGTTGGACGATGCTTGCGTCATCGTGGAAGGTGACACGATTGTGTTTGTGGGTCCACAATCAGAAGCCACCATTCCCTCCACAGCCGAACGTATCGACGCCGCTGGCAAATGCCTGTTACCCGGACTTTTGGACTCGCATTTTCATTCGCGCAGTAGCGCCAAAACGCTGGTCGAATATGAACTCAACAACGGAGTTACTGCCTTTCGAGATCCGGGACATCCCTTCAAGTTCTACCACTGGCTTGAGAACTCCGACACCGTAATTCCGCGTGTCTTTTTGACTGGTGGTCACTTGGACGCAGAACCGCCAGCGTGGCCCGATCAAGCTGTCGTTATTGGCACACCCCAGCAAGCGACCGATGCCGTGAACCAACATGTTGACCAGGGCGCCTCAGCCATCAAGATCTACATGCGGCTCCCACTATCATCCATCGAATCTGCATGCATTGCCGCCAGCGGTCGAAAGGTTCCCGTCACTGCACATCTAGAGCTGATCGATGCCGACGACGCTATCCGCGCTGGAGTGGGAGGGATTGAGCACATCACCTCCTTCGGAACGAGTCTAGCGGACCCCGCCCACGCACGAGAATTCAAGCAAGCGATCATCAAAGACTCTGAGGCTCGGCGGGCGTGGCGTCCGCGGCTATGGCAGCGCATCAACTTGGACAACAACCCGCGACTAGAACCGCTACTAAACCTACTCGTGCAGCGTCAAACTTTCATTTCCCCCACACTTGCCGTCTTCGAAGCGCGAGCCAATGAGAAGAACGCAACTCCCGAAAAGGTTGCCGCATTCGATAACATGCTGCAATTCTTCGCGTTGTGCCACCAACGAGGCGCACGGATTGTCGTTGGCTCCCATACAGCAGCCCCCTTTGCGGCGCAGGGCAAAGCTTACCTGCGCGAAGTTGAACTAATGGCCCAGGCCGGGATGCAACCGCTCGACATCATCACCGCTGCGACCAAGAACAACGCGATTTTCTTGGGAGCCCAAGATCGACTTGGGACCATCGAAATCGGTAAGCAAGCCGATTTGGTTCTGATCGATGGCGACCCGACGAAAACCATCAGTGAGATCGACAAAGTAGATCGAGTCATGTTGGGCGGAATTTGGGTCGCGGGTCGTTGA
- a CDS encoding haloacid dehalogenase type II: MRTKSTSLALAIFMLGLIGGAKGQATKVAPTAQAEQNLPTPQVLIFDVNETLLDLAPLRASVGKALDGREDLLPLWFVTMLHYSLVETLSGEYHSFGEIGTAALMMVAETKGIELTYDEAKEAIVTPLRSLPPHPDVVAGLKALKDDGYRIVSLTNSSAIGVETQFRNAGLIDLFEKRYSVDSVKKFKPHPETYRFVLDDLGVQPEQVLMVAAHAWDLAGAKNVGLQTAFVARPGKTLYPNVAKPDYVVNDLLALETVLKRSKSRNSAGRERKPIPSTLSGETSMLSQLLEERAAANAARYPEKVSQAYALGIETVRATDIEKSAKQVGDAAIDAHLTGWDGERVKLSELWRDGPIVLMWYRGGWCPYCNLQLRAMQQSMDQIENAGAKLVVLTPELPEKAKETAEANDLEIVALHDKDNEVARKYGLVFQLPEPIIPAYRDKRKLPEYNGNDSMELPLSATYVIDTAGKITFAFLDADYKRRAEPADVIEAVKAAAR; this comes from the coding sequence ATGAGAACGAAATCCACTTCACTTGCCCTAGCTATTTTCATGCTGGGGCTCATCGGCGGCGCCAAGGGGCAAGCGACGAAAGTAGCGCCAACAGCTCAAGCCGAGCAAAATTTGCCGACACCTCAAGTCCTGATTTTCGATGTCAACGAAACCCTGCTTGATCTGGCACCTCTGAGGGCCTCTGTCGGGAAAGCTCTCGACGGCCGAGAAGACCTCTTACCACTTTGGTTCGTGACGATGCTCCACTACTCATTGGTGGAGACTTTGAGCGGCGAGTACCACAGCTTCGGCGAGATCGGAACGGCCGCCTTGATGATGGTGGCTGAAACCAAAGGCATTGAGCTGACCTACGACGAAGCAAAAGAAGCAATCGTGACTCCGTTGCGTTCTCTACCGCCACATCCAGACGTTGTCGCTGGGCTGAAGGCACTCAAGGACGACGGATATCGGATCGTGAGTTTGACTAATTCATCGGCCATCGGAGTTGAGACTCAATTTCGAAACGCGGGGCTCATCGACTTGTTTGAAAAGCGGTACAGCGTCGACAGCGTTAAGAAGTTCAAGCCACACCCCGAGACGTACCGCTTCGTCCTAGACGATCTTGGTGTGCAACCGGAACAAGTGCTGATGGTCGCCGCGCACGCATGGGATTTAGCCGGAGCCAAAAACGTAGGGCTGCAAACCGCTTTCGTCGCTCGACCCGGAAAAACGCTCTACCCCAACGTCGCCAAGCCCGATTACGTCGTGAATGACTTGCTGGCTCTCGAGACGGTCCTAAAGAGGTCTAAAAGCCGCAATTCAGCTGGGCGTGAAAGAAAACCCATACCATCAACCCTATCAGGAGAAACTTCGATGCTTTCCCAACTGCTTGAAGAAAGAGCTGCAGCAAATGCAGCGCGATATCCGGAAAAAGTTAGTCAGGCTTATGCCCTAGGCATCGAGACGGTCCGCGCCACCGACATTGAGAAGTCTGCAAAGCAGGTCGGCGATGCGGCAATTGACGCCCACCTGACTGGCTGGGATGGCGAGCGTGTCAAACTCAGTGAGCTCTGGCGGGACGGGCCAATCGTGCTGATGTGGTATCGAGGAGGCTGGTGCCCGTATTGCAACCTTCAGCTTCGCGCAATGCAACAGAGCATGGACCAAATCGAAAATGCCGGAGCAAAGTTAGTGGTGTTGACACCGGAGCTACCCGAGAAGGCCAAGGAGACGGCCGAGGCAAATGATCTGGAAATCGTAGCATTGCATGACAAAGACAATGAAGTTGCGCGAAAGTATGGGCTCGTCTTCCAGCTTCCTGAACCGATCATTCCGGCCTACCGTGACAAGCGCAAATTGCCTGAATACAACGGCAACGATTCAATGGAATTACCTCTGTCCGCTACCTACGTCATCGACACGGCCGGTAAGATCACGTTTGCCTTTCTCGACGCGGACTACAAGAGGCGAGCCGAACCTGCCGACGTGATCGAAGCAGTTAAAGCGGCTGCACGATAG
- a CDS encoding transposase family protein, giving the protein MQQPGELSASGFSVMSGLDVTIADQHNAHMVSQFVLTYSNWEAITVCYSESFESQREGLQNALHRLGGVPRRHRTNRLSAAVNNQCHRRKFTGRYQSLLDHYRVKIEIWYVPKCAENFPHHDDVRKAVTDVFKDLTASASNNPSSVDRNGVSIPRR; this is encoded by the coding sequence GTGCAACAACCAGGTGAGCTGAGTGCCTCCGGCTTCAGCGTCATGAGCGGCTTGGATGTGACGATTGCTGATCAGCACAACGCCCACATGGTCTCTCAGTTCGTGCTAACGTACTCGAATTGGGAAGCGATAACCGTATGCTACTCAGAGAGTTTTGAAAGCCAGAGGGAAGGGCTGCAGAACGCCCTGCATCGGCTTGGTGGTGTACCTCGCCGCCATCGCACCAACCGGCTCAGCGCCGCGGTTAACAACCAGTGTCATCGCCGCAAGTTCACTGGACGATATCAAAGCTTGCTGGACCACTATCGCGTGAAGATTGAGATCTGGTACGTACCGAAATGTGCTGAAAATTTTCCGCACCACGACGACGTCCGGAAAGCCGTTACAGACGTCTTTAAGGACTTGACCGCCTCTGCTTCGAACAATCCATCCAGCGTGGACAGGAACGGGGTGTCGATACCGAGGCGATAG
- a CDS encoding efflux RND transporter permease subunit, protein MLNYIIDASLNNRFIVLLLSLVILGTGTFAAMTIPLDAVPDLTNVQVQILTNSPPLGPVEVEQFITFPVENAMSGIPKIDEIRSISRFGLSAVTVAFEDGTDIYWARNLINERLLQARENIPPGMGTPSLGPIATGMSEIYQFEVRADPGSDHSLSDLRTILDWQIAFQLRSVPGVIEVNTFGGELKTYEVQFDPDKLKNYGVSLSDIFTALEENNGNSGGGYIAHGSEQRLIRGEGLIQSLDDIRLIVLDSRDGVPIRIADVANVSFAPMLRQGAVTRDGDREAVIGMVMMLMGGNSRQVVADVKEKIAEIKKTLPEGVTIDTFYDRTELISKTIHTIAENIGVGVFLVILMLFILLGDVRAGLIVAAAIPLSAMCALIAMRYAGVSANLMSLGAVDFGVIVDGAVVMIENCVRRAMQYQKNHGGDRVPEGVFRESAKEVAKPILFAGIIVIIVFIPILSLQGMEGKMFRPMAFTFMTALTSALILSVTVMPVLASLFLARRVKQSDTLVVRGLKQLYQPMLTFAMRQPILMLGSSVVAFGISVYLASGFGVEFVPKLDEGDIAIQATRLPSVSLETSIEMTKAMERCLLKFPQVETVVSKTGRPEIANDPMGVYQTDILIRLKTESHGAETQSKPELIEAMQAALEDEVPGNAFSFTQPIELRVQELVAGVRSDIGLSLYGDDLDVLKIKGDEIVRALNQVPGSADVAAQQIAGLSYMRVKLRRDALARYGINGRDVLDAISTVGGMQVGQVFEGQRRFPLQVRLQPEWRVNTEKLSELRIDDPSGKPIPLSQLAEIVMEDGPVEISRDAIRRRLLVQCNVRGRDLAGFVAEAQAVVDREVRLPSGYMLRWGGQFENLQRASARLAIAVPVALFLIFALLYMTFNSTKLALLIYLNVPIAATGGILALWLRDMPFSISAGVGCIALFGIAVMNGVVLIEHIRHLRHGGDSQRDAVVNGAMDRLRPVLMTASCGALGFIPMAISASSGAEVQRPLATVVIGGLITSTMLTLLVLPTIYGWFEPKENVAESSPRFVPTGK, encoded by the coding sequence ATGTTAAATTACATTATTGACGCTTCGCTCAACAATCGCTTCATCGTCTTGCTGCTTTCGCTCGTTATACTCGGGACGGGTACGTTTGCAGCGATGACGATTCCGCTGGACGCGGTCCCCGATTTGACGAATGTACAGGTCCAGATTCTGACCAATTCGCCCCCGCTGGGACCAGTCGAAGTCGAACAATTCATCACATTCCCCGTTGAGAATGCGATGAGCGGTATCCCGAAAATTGATGAGATTCGATCGATAAGTCGCTTCGGTTTGTCCGCCGTCACCGTGGCTTTTGAAGACGGTACCGACATCTACTGGGCGCGCAATCTCATCAACGAACGATTACTGCAGGCCCGAGAGAACATTCCGCCCGGCATGGGCACACCTTCCCTTGGTCCGATCGCAACGGGGATGAGTGAAATCTATCAGTTTGAGGTTCGTGCCGATCCAGGTAGCGACCACAGTCTTTCTGATTTACGAACCATCCTCGATTGGCAAATTGCATTTCAGCTTCGCAGCGTTCCAGGTGTTATCGAAGTGAACACCTTCGGCGGCGAGCTAAAAACGTATGAGGTTCAATTCGATCCAGACAAGCTCAAGAACTATGGCGTCTCACTGAGTGATATATTCACGGCCTTGGAGGAAAATAACGGCAATTCTGGAGGCGGTTATATTGCTCACGGTTCTGAACAACGCTTGATCCGCGGCGAAGGATTGATCCAGTCGCTGGACGATATTCGCTTGATCGTGTTGGATAGCCGAGACGGCGTGCCAATTCGTATCGCCGACGTGGCAAACGTGAGCTTTGCACCGATGCTACGGCAAGGTGCGGTTACCCGCGACGGTGATCGAGAAGCGGTGATCGGAATGGTGATGATGTTGATGGGAGGTAACTCCAGGCAGGTGGTTGCCGATGTCAAGGAAAAGATTGCCGAGATCAAAAAGACACTTCCTGAAGGGGTGACGATCGATACGTTTTACGATCGAACCGAATTGATTTCGAAGACAATTCACACCATTGCCGAGAACATTGGCGTGGGCGTGTTCTTAGTCATTTTGATGCTGTTTATTCTGCTGGGAGACGTGCGTGCCGGCCTGATCGTGGCCGCTGCCATTCCGCTGTCGGCCATGTGTGCGTTGATTGCCATGCGCTATGCAGGTGTCTCTGCGAACTTGATGAGCCTGGGAGCAGTTGACTTCGGGGTGATCGTTGATGGAGCGGTCGTGATGATTGAAAACTGCGTTCGTCGAGCAATGCAGTACCAGAAAAACCATGGCGGCGATCGCGTTCCCGAAGGAGTGTTTCGCGAGTCGGCCAAAGAGGTCGCCAAGCCCATTTTGTTTGCTGGTATCATCGTAATTATCGTCTTCATTCCCATCCTCAGTCTTCAGGGCATGGAGGGGAAAATGTTTCGCCCAATGGCTTTCACTTTTATGACAGCGCTAACATCGGCTTTAATTCTATCTGTTACTGTGATGCCTGTCCTTGCCTCGCTATTCTTGGCGCGACGTGTGAAACAGAGCGACACACTCGTAGTGCGCGGGCTCAAGCAGTTATACCAGCCGATGCTGACATTCGCGATGCGACAGCCGATACTGATGTTGGGTAGCTCAGTCGTTGCTTTTGGGATCAGCGTCTACCTAGCCTCCGGTTTTGGCGTTGAGTTTGTGCCTAAACTCGACGAAGGCGATATTGCAATCCAGGCGACGCGATTGCCTAGTGTCTCACTGGAAACATCGATTGAGATGACCAAGGCGATGGAACGCTGCCTGTTAAAGTTTCCGCAAGTCGAAACGGTTGTCTCCAAAACCGGTCGCCCTGAAATCGCCAACGATCCCATGGGGGTTTACCAAACCGACATCTTGATCCGCCTGAAAACAGAATCGCACGGTGCTGAGACACAGTCAAAGCCGGAACTGATTGAGGCCATGCAAGCGGCTCTAGAAGATGAGGTTCCTGGTAACGCGTTTAGTTTCACACAGCCGATTGAGCTTCGAGTGCAGGAATTGGTTGCTGGCGTGCGTTCTGATATTGGCTTGAGTTTGTATGGCGATGACTTGGATGTGTTGAAGATCAAGGGGGACGAAATTGTCAGAGCGCTCAATCAAGTTCCTGGATCGGCAGATGTGGCGGCACAGCAGATCGCCGGACTCTCTTACATGCGAGTGAAGCTGCGCCGCGATGCGCTCGCGCGCTATGGAATCAACGGGCGAGATGTCCTTGATGCCATCAGCACGGTGGGGGGCATGCAAGTGGGACAAGTTTTCGAGGGGCAGCGACGGTTTCCCTTGCAGGTTCGCCTACAACCCGAGTGGCGAGTTAACACCGAAAAATTGTCCGAATTACGAATTGATGATCCCAGTGGAAAACCAATTCCGCTGTCACAACTCGCCGAAATTGTGATGGAAGATGGACCGGTGGAAATTAGTCGTGATGCCATTCGTCGTCGCTTGCTCGTTCAGTGCAATGTACGCGGGCGTGACTTGGCAGGGTTTGTGGCGGAGGCTCAAGCAGTTGTCGACCGCGAAGTCCGTTTGCCAAGCGGTTACATGTTGCGGTGGGGGGGACAATTCGAGAACTTGCAGCGGGCAAGCGCGAGACTGGCTATCGCCGTACCGGTGGCTTTGTTCTTAATCTTTGCGTTGCTTTACATGACGTTCAATTCAACCAAATTAGCACTGTTGATCTACCTGAACGTGCCGATTGCTGCCACCGGTGGCATCCTAGCGCTTTGGTTACGTGATATGCCGTTCTCAATCTCTGCCGGCGTTGGTTGCATCGCGTTGTTCGGCATCGCTGTGATGAATGGCGTGGTCTTGATCGAACATATCAGGCACCTGCGTCACGGAGGCGATTCGCAGCGTGACGCTGTCGTCAACGGTGCGATGGACCGACTGCGTCCGGTGTTGATGACCGCTTCCTGTGGTGCACTCGGTTTCATCCCGATGGCAATTTCTGCGAGTTCGGGTGCCGAGGTGCAACGCCCTCTTGCAACGGTCGTTATTGGCGGACTCATTACATCCACGATGCTCACGCTATTGGTGCTTCCCACGATTTATGGGTGGTTCGAGCCGAAGGAAAACGTTGCGGAATCCTCCCCAAGGTTTGTACCTACTGGGAAGTAA
- a CDS encoding efflux RND transporter periplasmic adaptor subunit, whose translation MNPIASQKPTPAKLTKSSRHLVLGAVALASIASIAGAFAMRSYDARRHETAAAGGDAGSTRLMKLEENSSGAATTTENPDASSGALKLPQDRWAVSGIELQPIRKGPFATTVHLTGKVSLNQDRVAHIFPMVEGTVESVSVGLGETVKAEQLLATIHSRVIGESKLKLFQARLQLEMAKTKHELQTEVAQNVDDLLKALREKMPIEEIEAAFRRRPMGEYRERLLAAYSNYTKSQADVSRLGNITTSGAVSGKTLLSAEANRNADLATFQSRLEEVGYGLRMTTLLSSQSLKEAETQAAVAETSLHILGVRDAELSKIDPTEQGEGISHYLLRAPFDGTVLTKDVVLSEQVRPDVMLLSIADLSTVWILADLYQEHIPLLNSLADQTVHLHSESWPDRTFEAKVFFAGETMDESTRTISMRAIADNAERLLKPGMFVTVDLSGITQQNVLQVPLTAIQEHEGQKFVFVHRGEDLFVRRDIVVGSANESFIMIKDGLQPEESVVIEGGFILKSQMLAELMGEE comes from the coding sequence ATGAATCCAATCGCGTCTCAAAAACCGACTCCTGCCAAACTTACGAAGTCCAGTCGTCACCTTGTGCTGGGAGCGGTTGCTCTCGCTTCTATCGCAAGTATTGCTGGGGCTTTCGCCATGCGCAGCTACGATGCACGTCGTCATGAGACTGCGGCGGCAGGGGGTGATGCTGGCTCGACGCGGCTCATGAAGTTGGAGGAAAACAGTTCTGGTGCAGCTACAACGACTGAGAATCCAGATGCATCGTCAGGAGCGCTTAAGCTACCGCAAGATCGTTGGGCAGTTTCGGGAATCGAACTTCAACCAATTCGAAAGGGGCCGTTTGCGACTACGGTTCACCTGACTGGCAAGGTGTCGCTCAACCAAGATCGAGTCGCTCACATCTTTCCCATGGTTGAAGGGACGGTCGAAAGCGTTTCGGTAGGATTGGGTGAGACGGTTAAGGCCGAGCAACTGCTGGCTACCATTCATAGTCGCGTGATTGGCGAATCAAAGTTGAAGCTATTTCAAGCTCGCTTGCAACTTGAAATGGCAAAGACGAAGCATGAGTTGCAAACTGAAGTGGCCCAAAACGTAGACGATCTGCTCAAGGCACTTCGCGAGAAGATGCCGATTGAGGAAATCGAAGCAGCCTTCCGCAGGCGTCCGATGGGCGAGTATCGCGAACGACTCTTAGCCGCCTACTCCAACTACACGAAGTCGCAGGCCGATGTTTCGCGATTGGGCAATATTACCACTTCGGGAGCCGTCTCAGGGAAGACACTTCTCAGTGCAGAAGCCAATCGTAACGCGGATTTGGCGACCTTTCAATCTCGTCTCGAGGAGGTTGGATACGGGCTGCGAATGACAACGCTGCTTTCCTCTCAGTCTCTTAAAGAAGCCGAAACACAAGCTGCCGTTGCGGAAACGAGCTTACATATTCTAGGAGTAAGGGACGCGGAACTAAGCAAAATTGACCCTACCGAACAGGGCGAAGGCATTTCTCACTATTTGCTTCGAGCTCCGTTTGACGGAACCGTATTGACCAAAGACGTCGTTCTCAGCGAACAGGTGCGACCTGACGTGATGCTGTTGAGCATCGCCGATCTATCAACCGTGTGGATTTTGGCGGACTTGTATCAGGAGCATATCCCGCTTCTTAACTCGCTTGCAGATCAAACCGTGCACCTTCACAGCGAATCTTGGCCGGACCGTACTTTCGAAGCCAAAGTGTTTTTCGCTGGCGAAACGATGGATGAATCGACGCGCACGATTAGTATGCGAGCAATTGCCGATAACGCAGAACGCCTGCTGAAGCCTGGGATGTTTGTCACCGTCGATTTATCGGGAATCACACAACAAAACGTGTTGCAAGTACCACTCACCGCGATCCAAGAACATGAAGGCCAGAAGTTCGTTTTTGTCCATCGAGGGGAGGATCTGTTTGTGCGTCGTGACATCGTCGTCGGGAGTGCCAACGAATCGTTCATCATGATCAAAGATGGGCTCCAGCCTGAGGAATCCGTGGTCATTGAAGGTGGCTTCATCCTTAAGTCGCAAATGCTCGCGGAACTGATGGGAGAAGAATAA
- a CDS encoding NAD(P)-binding protein — protein sequence MKNSRTGIVGGGPGGLMTAYELQRIADCPVQVTLFEAGERLGGKILTPQFQQAAIPYEAGAADFYGKRPNRC from the coding sequence ATGAAGAATTCGAGAACTGGAATTGTGGGAGGCGGCCCAGGAGGGTTGATGACCGCTTATGAATTACAAAGGATCGCGGACTGTCCCGTGCAAGTCACTCTGTTCGAGGCCGGTGAACGCTTGGGCGGTAAGATTCTCACGCCTCAATTCCAACAAGCGGCTATCCCCTACGAAGCCGGCGCTGCCGATTTTTACGGGAAGCGTCCGAATCGTTGTTAA
- a CDS encoding DUF1353 domain-containing protein, with product MYRKRLYQLATLLVANISALGCTPDSLPPVPNTGIGQFEGTVVAQWSDNGREMILQQPISFVDSANKRWDAPAGSVVDGASIPSVFWSAIGGPFEGKYRNASVVHDVYCEEMTEPWENVHQMFYEACRSGGVAEAQSKIMYYAVYHFGPRWQMVSEADAPAIDQQAGVSVRRDRQGRHMARYQPVPPTVEEVEQIAEFVSDEAPTADQMRQMDREQLHRRPRRSDVTRSPAEYGQQGQPQQLERRTGRNLQRNMPQR from the coding sequence ATGTATCGTAAGAGACTCTATCAATTGGCCACTCTATTGGTTGCCAACATTTCAGCCCTGGGATGCACTCCAGATTCGCTGCCGCCCGTCCCAAATACTGGTATCGGGCAGTTTGAAGGCACTGTCGTAGCACAGTGGAGCGACAACGGACGAGAAATGATTCTTCAGCAACCGATCAGCTTCGTTGATTCCGCCAACAAACGCTGGGACGCACCGGCGGGTTCCGTGGTCGACGGAGCGTCGATTCCTTCGGTGTTTTGGTCCGCGATTGGTGGACCTTTTGAAGGCAAGTATCGCAACGCTTCGGTCGTCCACGATGTGTATTGCGAGGAGATGACCGAACCTTGGGAAAATGTTCACCAGATGTTTTACGAAGCGTGTCGAAGCGGAGGTGTCGCTGAGGCTCAGTCCAAGATTATGTACTACGCGGTCTATCACTTCGGCCCACGTTGGCAAATGGTGTCCGAAGCGGATGCACCAGCCATCGACCAGCAGGCCGGAGTCAGCGTTCGCCGTGATCGACAGGGGCGCCACATGGCACGTTATCAACCCGTCCCCCCGACTGTGGAGGAAGTGGAGCAGATTGCCGAGTTTGTCTCGGATGAAGCTCCGACGGCGGATCAAATGAGACAAATGGACCGGGAACAATTGCATCGACGACCACGACGCAGCGATGTAACTAGAAGTCCAGCAGAATACGGGCAGCAGGGCCAACCACAACAATTGGAACGTCGCACCGGTCGCAATTTGCAACGGAATATGCCGCAACGTTGA
- a CDS encoding carbon storage regulator: MLVLSRKENETICIGDQITIHLSDIGGSRVRVGIEAPNDISIMRGEFVNWTSEIDLPMLPSITEHA, from the coding sequence ATGCTTGTTCTCAGTCGCAAAGAAAATGAAACGATCTGTATCGGCGACCAGATCACGATCCATCTCAGCGATATTGGAGGTTCAAGAGTTCGCGTTGGCATCGAAGCTCCCAACGATATCTCGATCATGCGAGGCGAATTCGTGAACTGGACTAGTGAAATCGATTTGCCAATGCTACCGTCAATCACAGAGCACGCGTAG
- a CDS encoding autotransporter outer membrane beta-barrel domain-containing protein, which translates to MKRRTTRCLRGFEQLESRRVLAAAISVIDGSLFIEGDAVGEIAIVDLGDGTLQVTESGAGADGGDLVQVLVGVDDDIVINVDTSDTDANDIVSIDLSANTVAVDSIFAALGGGDNSISLDGGTISGSLVVKAAEGNDSVYVAADATIEQNIELSLGDGDNTIAVGGDIGNNVAIINGDGDDTVAFGEQSVVSGGVRIGLGEGQNSVEIAAEIARDLNLQGGVDDDTVSILAEAIVAGNVSVSLGDGDNTLTVDGTIEGELLETPDLQALSEGEAGRQKQIDRHMGPPPAIETGSDSFHAFPAIDSDEETDDEADSVESLASDALEQAELAAFVGEGVVAADRTEPSSPRGQRGHGRTVQT; encoded by the coding sequence ATGAAACGCCGCACAACACGCTGCTTACGCGGTTTCGAACAACTGGAAAGCCGCCGAGTTCTCGCGGCAGCAATCTCTGTCATCGACGGATCGCTGTTTATTGAAGGTGACGCAGTAGGCGAGATCGCGATCGTCGACCTAGGTGACGGAACTTTGCAAGTCACCGAATCGGGTGCCGGGGCGGACGGCGGTGACTTGGTGCAAGTCTTAGTAGGTGTGGATGACGACATCGTCATTAACGTGGATACCAGCGACACGGATGCTAATGATATCGTCTCCATCGACTTGTCGGCCAATACGGTTGCCGTGGATTCAATCTTCGCGGCGCTGGGTGGCGGCGACAATTCAATCAGCCTCGACGGCGGCACCATCAGCGGAAGCCTTGTCGTCAAGGCCGCGGAAGGGAACGACAGCGTTTACGTGGCTGCCGACGCTACCATCGAACAGAACATCGAACTGTCGCTTGGAGACGGGGACAATACGATCGCCGTCGGCGGTGACATTGGCAACAACGTCGCCATCATCAATGGAGACGGCGACGACACTGTAGCATTTGGTGAGCAATCGGTCGTCTCAGGGGGTGTTCGAATCGGTCTGGGTGAAGGTCAGAATTCTGTAGAAATCGCCGCCGAAATCGCTAGGGACTTGAACCTGCAAGGCGGCGTCGATGACGACACCGTAAGCATCCTTGCCGAGGCTATTGTTGCAGGAAACGTATCCGTATCACTGGGCGACGGCGATAACACGCTAACCGTTGACGGAACGATCGAAGGCGAACTTTTGGAGACGCCCGACCTGCAGGCTCTCAGCGAAGGAGAAGCTGGTCGTCAAAAGCAGATAGATAGGCACATGGGACCGCCCCCTGCTATAGAAACAGGCAGTGATTCATTCCATGCTTTCCCCGCGATTGACAGTGACGAAGAGACCGACGACGAAGCGGACTCGGTTGAGAGCCTAGCCAGTGACGCGTTGGAACAAGCAGAACTCGCTGCCTTCGTCGGGGAAGGCGTTGTGGCCGCTGATCGAACAGAACCATCATCGCCGAGGGGGCAGCGCGGCCACGGCAGAACTGTTCAAACGTAA